The Humidesulfovibrio mexicanus DNA window AGATCGGCCGCAGGCTCCTGGAGGCCCAGTCGCGCGGGCTCTGGCAGGCGGACCCGGAAGTGCTGGACGCCCTCAAGGAATCCTACCTGGAGATGGAGGGCTGGCTCGAAGAGGACATGGGCGACGTCACGGGCGACTTCCAGGGCGGCGGCGTGGACATCATGCGGCCAGAGGACGTGGAGCAGTGGCAGGAGATGATGCGGGCCATGAAAGAAAAGCCCGCCTAAGCATACGGAGCGAGACATCGTGAAGAACCATACCTTCGCCTATCCCTTTTCGGCCATCGTGGGCCAGGAGGAAATGAAGCTGGCCCTGCTTCTGAACGTGGTGAACCCGGCCTTGGGCGGGGTGCTCATCCGGGGCGAGAAGGGCACGGCAAAGTCCACCGCCGTGCGCGCCCTGGCCGGGCTGCTGCCGGAGATCGACGTGGCCGAGGGCTGCCCCTTCGCCTGTAATCCCCTCGGAGACGACCTGTGCGAAGCCTGCGCTGTGAAAGCCCAGGCTGGAACATTCGTCCCGGCGCGCCGCCGCATCCGGGTGGTGGACCTGCCCGTGGGCGCTACCGAGGACCGGGTGCTGGGCACCCTGGACATGGAGGCGGCCATCAAGAAGGGCGAGCGCCGCTTCGAGCCGGGCATCCTGGCCGAGGCGCACCGGGGCATCCTCTATGTGGACGAGGTGAACCTGCTGGACGACCACATCGTGGACGTGCTGCTCGACGCCGCGGCCATGGGGGTCAACACCGTGGAGCGCGAGGGAGTGAGCTTCAGCCACCCGTCGCGCTTCGTGCTGGTGGGCACCATGAACCCGGAGGAAGGCGAACTGCGGCCCCAGCTGCTGGACCGCTTCGGCCTGTGCGTGCAGGTGGAGGGCATCGCGGACATCGACGCCCGCGTGGAGGTGGTGCGCCGCCGCGCGGCCTTTGAGGAGAATCCGCAGGGCTTCGCCGAGGCCTGGGCCGCGCAGGAGGCAGAGGTGGCGCGAAAGGTGGAGGCCGCCCGCGCCCTTTTGCCGCGCGTGGGCTTCCCGGACGCGCTCTTGCGCCTGGTGGCGCGCATCGCCGTGGACATGGCGGTGGACGGCCACCGCGCCGACCTGGTGATGATGAAGACCGCGCGCGCCATGGCCGCCCTGGACGGCCGCGACATTCCCGGCCGCGACGACGTGGAGCGCGCGGCGCGGCTGGCCCTGCCGCACAGGATGCGCAGAAAGCCTTTCCAGGACGTGGGCCTGGACCAGGCGGCCCTTGGGGCCAGCGTGGAGAAGGGTCTTGCCCGCTAGGCGGCCCGCGTACCCCTTCACGGCCATTGTGGGCCAGGAGCGCCTGAAGCGGGCGCTCCTGGCCTGCGCCGTGTGCCCACAGATCGGCGGGGTGCTGGCGCGTGGGCAAAAGGGGACCGCCAAGTCCACGGCCGTGCGCGCCCTGGCGGCGCTGCTGCCCCATGTGGAGGTGGTGCGTGCGTGCCCCTTCTCCTGCGCGCCCGAAGGCCCCCACTGCCCGGACTGCGCGGCGCGCTTCCATGCTGGTCAGGCCTTGCCCACGGACTGGCGGCCCGCCCGTCTAGTGGAACTGCCCCTTGGCGCCACCGAGGACCGCGTGTGCGGGGCCCTGGACCTGGAGGCCGCCATACGCCACGGCCGCGCCCGGCTGGAGCCGGGGCTGCTGGCACGCGCCAACCGGGGCCTGCTCTACGTGGATGAGGTGAACCTCCTGGCCGACCATCTGGTGGACGCGCTGCTGGACGCCGCCAGCCTGGGCGAGAACGTGGTGGAGCGCGAGGGCGTGAGCCTGCGCCACCCGGCGCGCTTTGTGCTGGTGGGGACCATGAATCCTGAGGAGGGCGAAATCCGCCCGCAGCTTCTGGACCGCTTCGGCCTGTGCGTGGAGCTCTCCGCTCCGGAGGACATCGACGCCCGCGTGGAGGTGCTGCGCCGCCGCGCGGCCTTCGAGGCCGACCCGAAGGCATTCGCCGAAGCCTGGGCCGGGGAGGAGCGCGCCTGCGCACGGGCCATTGTTGAGGCCCGGCACGCCCTGCCCCTGGTGCGCTTCCCGGCGGCGCTCATGCGCCGCGCATCGGAGCTTTGCCGCGAGGCATTCGTGGCCGGTCACCGGGCGGACATCGCCCTGCGGCTCACTGCGCGCGCCCTGGCCGCGTTGGCCGGGCGCGAGGACGTGCGCGACGGCGACCTGGACGAGGCCGCGGAGCTGGCCCTTGTGCACCGCCGCCGCATGGCCCCGCCCCCACCGCCCGAGCAGCCTGAGCAGAGCGATCAGCCCGACCAAAAGGACCAGCAGGAAGACCAGCATCGGCACGAGTCCGAACAGGAGCAGCAGGAACGGCAAACAGGGCCGCAGCAGGCCGAGCCCAGGCCGATGGACGCCAGCGCGAACGAAGACGAGGGCGACCTGGACCAGCCCGACGAATCCGAGTCCGACGAATCCGAGTCCGAAGGCGCATCCGCCTCCGCCGTGCTGGAGACCATCTTTCCCGTGGGCGCGGCCTTCCGCGTGGCGCCCTTGGACTATCGCAAGGACCGCGTGCAGCGCACGGGCTCCGGCAGGCGCACCCGCTCGCGCACCAGCCAGAAGGCCGGGCGCACGGTGAAGGCCCGGCCGCACCCTGAGCCCACGGACTTGGCCTTGGACGCCACCTTGCGCGCCGCCGCGCCGCACCAACTGCGGCGCAGGGCGGCCATGGCCGCCGCGGCGGATGTTGCGGAGCTGGCGGCAGACGTGGCCCTGCTTGTGCGCGGGGCAGACCTGCGCCAGCGTGTGCGCGAAAGGCGCATGGGGCACTTCGTGGTCTTCGTGGTGGACGCCAGCGGCAGCATGGGCGCGGGCCGCCGCATGGTGGAAGTGAAGGGCGCGGTGCTCTCCCTTTTGCTCGACGCCTACCAGAAGCGCGACAAGGTGGCCCTGGCGGCTTTCCGGGGCCAGGGCGCGGAGCTGCTTTTGCCGCCCACCTCCAGCGTGGACCTGGCCTACAGGCTCTTGGAAGAACTGCCCACCGGCGGCAAGACGCCCCTGGTGCACGGCCTGTCCCTGGGGCACGAACTCCTGGCGCGCCAGCTGCGGCGCGATCCCACCTGCCTGCCGCTGCTGGTGGTCATCTCCGACGGCAGGGCCAATGTGTCCGCGGCGGGCGGCAAGCCTCTGGAAGAGGTCCGCCTGGCCGCCCGCGCCATCGCCGGGGACGCGCGCATCCGCTCCCTGGTGGTGGATGTGGAGCGCGCGGGGCTGGTGCGCTTCGGCCTGGCCCGCGACCTGGCCCAGGAACTGGGCGCGCAGTACCGCCGCATCGAGGACTTGAAGGCCCGCGACCTGGTGGACGCCGTGCGCGGCGCGAGGCGCTGGGGAGACCCGCAGCATGGTGGAGTCGGCTGACCGTCGCAGAGACGGAATTGGGGCGGTTTTTGTCGGGCCACACGCGGATGCTCGTGCCCTGCCGAGGTTCTTCGGACCACTCAATTCTTGAGGGTGCCCGTGCTTTCAAATTTCAACTGGTCCGAAAGAGCCGGGCAGGTCGTGCGCATCCTTCCTCGTCGGGCCATGATGAATGCCGTCCCCGTTATGGGTCTGCTCCGTCGCTGTGTGTGATGCTCTCGCTGAGGATCTCGCCGACCGTGCACTCGATGGCGTTGGGATTGCTGGCGCAGGGCGAGAATCCAAGCCGACGGGGAAGGGCGCGTGGTCCACAAACAAGCGCAGGTTGTCGCCGGAGGGCGTGATGGTGGGGTCGGTCTTGCCGTCCGGCCCTTTGGACGCGGCCCAGCTTTGCCAGCTGTCGCGCGGGTCGGGCATATGGCGGCGGCGGCCGGGGGATGCCCCTTAGGGCCCTGGTGGGCAGGGACTGGGAAGCCTGTCGAATCGGCGTTTATTCCAACGAAAAAGGGCTGAACCCTTCCGAGTTCAGCCCTTGGCAGTGCTGGCGGAGCGGACGAGACTTGAACTCGCGCCCTCCGACGTGACAGGCCGGCGTTATAACCAACTTAACTACCGCTCCGCACTGTATGAATCGTGGTAGGCGGAACAGGGCTCGAACCTGTGACCTCCGGCTTGTAAGGCCGATGCTCTGCCAGCTGAGCTATCCGCCCGGAGTTCCTCGAGCGCCCTGTTCTGAAGCGTTGTCAGGGTGTTTTCCCAACCCGCTTCGTTTGGCTGCCCGCCACGGAGGAAAACCTTTGCCACCTTCGGCCTTGGCTGTCAAAGGTTTTTTGTGGCCGGGGCCATTTTTTTTCGATCCTAGCGGTCGGACCACAGCAGACGACGGCCTTTGCGCGTCAGCCACCCGAGTCCAAGGCCACGAAAATATAAGGGAACAAGCCCGTGCTCCGGGTTCTTGCCCCGCCCGGCGCCAGGGGCGGGCGCGCATTCCAGGCTTCGGCCCGCCAGCAGGTCCAGAATGGGGGCGGGCTCGTCCAGGTCCAGGCGGGCCGAGGCGGGCAGGGCGGTCGGCTCGGGCAGTAGCACGCGCGCGCGCGGCGCGGGCATGAAGCGGCCGTCCCGCGTCTGCCCGATCAGAAACCCCTGCCAGCGCTGGCCGCCGGTGCCCAGGCCGCTGTCGCGCACCAGGCGCAGGGCGTGCGCGTGCAGGAAATAGGTCTTGCCGCCGAATTCGCGCAGTTCGCCAGGGGGCAGGGCGTCCAGGTCCGCGCCCAGATCCTGCGCGGGGGCAAGCTCCCGGCGTCCCAGGGGACGGCCGGGCAGGGGCGGGAAGTCGCCATCGGCGGGAGCATCCGCCTCGCCGGTCTTGCGGAAGCGCGCCAGGAAGAAGCCCTGGCCGCCCGCATCGCGGGCCGCTTCCTGGTCGCCGCCCACGCGCAGCACCCCGGAAAGGCCCGGCAGCTCCAGCGGCACCGGCGCGAAGCCGGGCGGAGCGGGCAGGGGATCCAGGGCCAAGGGCAGGGTCTTGAGCGTCCAGGCGGCCTGCTCCTCGTTTTCGCGCACGTTGGTGGTGCAGGTGGAGAACATGAGCCTGCCCCCGGGCCTGAGGAGTTCCGCCGCGCGGGCCAGGAGTTCGCGCTGCAGGCGCACCAGCGTTTCCGCCTTTTCCGGGGTCCACAACTCCAGCACGTTGGGGTTTTTGCCCACCGTCCCCCAGCCGCTGCAGGGCGGGTCCAGCAGAATGGCGTCGAAGCTTGCCGGGGCGAGCGCAAGGCGTTGGCTTTCCACGCCGATGGTGGCGGTGTTGGCGGCGTTTGTGCGGCGCAGGTTCTGGCGCAGGGTGGCCAGGCGGTCGCGGGAGGCCTCCGCCGCCAGCACGAAGCCTTCCGGGCCGGTTTCTCCCGCCAGGAGGCCGGTCTTGCCGCCAGGGCTGGCGCACATGTCCAGGCACAGATCGCCGGGGGCCGCCCCGAGCATGGCCGGGGGCAGCATGGATGAGCGGTCCTGAATGTAGATGAGGCCGAAGGCCGCGGCCAGCGACGACCCAAGGGGGAAGGGCTCGGTCAGCAGGCGGCGCGCGGCGGGGTGGTACGGCTCGGCCTCGCAGGAAAACCCCTGGGCGGCGAGCAGGTCCTCCACAAGGGAGCGCTGTCCTGGTCGGGCTGTGATGCGGAAGGTGCGCGGGTGCATCCGGCGGCAATAGCGCGGGCGCGGCGCCTTGGCAATGTGCGGGAAAGAGAGCCGTGCGCACGGCGGACGCGTCAAGGTTTCTTTTGCAAGCCGGGTGCGATGATGCTAATTGCCGGGTTTGGCGGCGCTGCCAGGCGCGTGCGCCGCCGCAATGAGGAGCCAACCCGCGCCCCCCGAATGGAGGAGGTTTTTCCGTATGTCGTTCAAGCGTTTTTCCGTCGCGCTGCTTCTGTGCGCCGCGCTGACGTTGCCCGCGTTGCTGCTGGCGCAGAGCCAGGGCGTGCGCACCTATGCCGTGCTGCCCTTCCAGGTCAACAGCGCAAAATTCCAGTACCTGAGCAAGGGCGCGCAGTCGCCCGTGTCCAACCGACTGACCTGGCTGGGCTACTTCGAGCCCGTGGAGGCCGACAAGCTGTCCCGCGCGGCAGGGCGCTTCCCGAGCAGCCCCGCCGAGGCCCAGTCCATCATGAGCGCCATCGGCAGCGATTTCCTGGTGGCGGGCGTGCTGAATTTTCAGGACGGCGACAAGCAGATCGACATCACCATGAACGTGTACGAGCGCACGGGCAAGTCTTGGAGCAAGAACGCCCGCGTGCCCCTGGAGGGCCTGCTGCCCGCCTTGGAGCGCCTGAGCGGCGATGTCCGTTCCGAGGTGTTCCGTCGCCCCGGCGAGGAAGGCAAGGCTGCGGAGCAGCGCAAGGAGGCCCCCAAGGCCGCCTCGGACGCAAAGGCCGCCGCCCCGCGCAACGCCGACTTCCTGGTGGGCGACACCGGCGAGGCCCCCGTGGGTCCGGCCGGCGGCCCGGTGATGAACCCGCAGTTCCGCTACGAGGGCGGCGCCGAGACGCCCGGCCGCTGGCAGAGCCAGAGCCTGCGCTACGCCTCCACCAATATGGTCGTGGGCGACATCGTGGGCGACAAGAAGAACCGAGTGGTCGTCTGCGGCACCAATACCGTCTACGCCTACGAATATTTCCAGAAGACGCTCAAGCCTTTGGGCGACCTGAACCTGGGGATGCGCGTGCAG harbors:
- a CDS encoding RsmB/NOP family class I SAM-dependent RNA methyltransferase; this translates as MHPRTFRITARPGQRSLVEDLLAAQGFSCEAEPYHPAARRLLTEPFPLGSSLAAAFGLIYIQDRSSMLPPAMLGAAPGDLCLDMCASPGGKTGLLAGETGPEGFVLAAEASRDRLATLRQNLRRTNAANTATIGVESQRLALAPASFDAILLDPPCSGWGTVGKNPNVLELWTPEKAETLVRLQRELLARAAELLRPGGRLMFSTCTTNVRENEEQAAWTLKTLPLALDPLPAPPGFAPVPLELPGLSGVLRVGGDQEAARDAGGQGFFLARFRKTGEADAPADGDFPPLPGRPLGRRELAPAQDLGADLDALPPGELREFGGKTYFLHAHALRLVRDSGLGTGGQRWQGFLIGQTRDGRFMPAPRARVLLPEPTALPASARLDLDEPAPILDLLAGRSLECAPAPGAGRGKNPEHGLVPLYFRGLGLGWLTRKGRRLLWSDR
- a CDS encoding ATP-binding protein produces the protein MKNHTFAYPFSAIVGQEEMKLALLLNVVNPALGGVLIRGEKGTAKSTAVRALAGLLPEIDVAEGCPFACNPLGDDLCEACAVKAQAGTFVPARRRIRVVDLPVGATEDRVLGTLDMEAAIKKGERRFEPGILAEAHRGILYVDEVNLLDDHIVDVLLDAAAMGVNTVEREGVSFSHPSRFVLVGTMNPEEGELRPQLLDRFGLCVQVEGIADIDARVEVVRRRAAFEENPQGFAEAWAAQEAEVARKVEAARALLPRVGFPDALLRLVARIAVDMAVDGHRADLVMMKTARAMAALDGRDIPGRDDVERAARLALPHRMRRKPFQDVGLDQAALGASVEKGLAR
- a CDS encoding putative cobaltochelatase, whose amino-acid sequence is MPARRPAYPFTAIVGQERLKRALLACAVCPQIGGVLARGQKGTAKSTAVRALAALLPHVEVVRACPFSCAPEGPHCPDCAARFHAGQALPTDWRPARLVELPLGATEDRVCGALDLEAAIRHGRARLEPGLLARANRGLLYVDEVNLLADHLVDALLDAASLGENVVEREGVSLRHPARFVLVGTMNPEEGEIRPQLLDRFGLCVELSAPEDIDARVEVLRRRAAFEADPKAFAEAWAGEERACARAIVEARHALPLVRFPAALMRRASELCREAFVAGHRADIALRLTARALAALAGREDVRDGDLDEAAELALVHRRRMAPPPPPEQPEQSDQPDQKDQQEDQHRHESEQEQQERQTGPQQAEPRPMDASANEDEGDLDQPDESESDESESEGASASAVLETIFPVGAAFRVAPLDYRKDRVQRTGSGRRTRSRTSQKAGRTVKARPHPEPTDLALDATLRAAAPHQLRRRAAMAAAADVAELAADVALLVRGADLRQRVRERRMGHFVVFVVDASGSMGAGRRMVEVKGAVLSLLLDAYQKRDKVALAAFRGQGAELLLPPTSSVDLAYRLLEELPTGGKTPLVHGLSLGHELLARQLRRDPTCLPLLVVISDGRANVSAAGGKPLEEVRLAARAIAGDARIRSLVVDVERAGLVRFGLARDLAQELGAQYRRIEDLKARDLVDAVRGARRWGDPQHGGVG